In one Culex quinquefasciatus strain JHB chromosome 2, VPISU_Cqui_1.0_pri_paternal, whole genome shotgun sequence genomic region, the following are encoded:
- the LOC6046306 gene encoding nuclear receptor coactivator 1 isoform X5 encodes MSIAAAENAGLGPCELPLSDQWLVHSQLTSSQQSQSSQSQSQYSSSSQTAATQQQQHSSSGGSSASHQHLQPKIMNAVVPAVSVPAASKKIRRKPDTKPQSQINKCNNEKRRRELENEYIEQLGEFLQINKRDMTACKPDKAAILSEVVRTFRRLLEQGNRDLTTATGNRCSKCSPDCSDSCKLHPVQQGEVSSTEPPLPEPSVNGHSPEKSAYFEAVQYYISNIGWALLEINSDGVIECATENVRDVLHYSRNELHGQSIYSYLHTGDHSKLSPILNKNSFELNWDQDEMFCQSPKRTIRTKIRWLLRAPDSANDTIEQKQQRQEKYKDLLIISAQVKDDTDAESSSVLCLITLPEDELNQQQHGQLGQLGLPGSVGVGAGAGVGVAAAIELSSLTMPQTLDEQLTLKLDMNGAIIDLDAATLRKQFAGYLTKEAFRSIHDLCHFQDRARLNEHLNNVMNANGTAQVSSYRLRLGGPDVYVHVKAQTRLFRNSKANNEPDFIMAIHTILTDSEVAMVEAAGGLNNPSSSSSSGLAIPSTSTGGGGSSSGGSGNSSSSRQLQQITQGVSNMGGPLMSSIINGGAGGNGGPAGGLPGALSSVVSPRSNPTASLIPPSDSSNFFNSDFEFEFPHSTFDMESVGVGWDSRPDSRTSVTPVSTPRPPSVTAYSPAAAPMCPSPLTPYHAGSAGGQPSPSNNNQQVNNNNNNNSMTNNNAGPFGSNFPFPFDDKEKIQEQIHQQQQQQNQQQQQQQQMASHDSERLRNLLTTKRPHSNASSSSGLDMDHDHRNPNRILKLLNEKSDDDDLEGRNRPSELLRQLQKVKDEPKEHPAPLNNEELIQMLRFQGNDRKRPSNEPDEGGAAKRPSDKPSKLCEKNKMLASLLANPAKAPTPLLPGHLPLNRIIPDIPISNVARQMASVTSSTPPNQQQQTINNNNLTTSNNNLKQVQQMNHQLRLQQQQQQQHQQQLRKAQAMPSQSQQPPTSSDIYLSQHQQQQAQQAQVQAQQQALLQAHLVAAAQQRQQNFSPAIQDSGIGSVGSGTFATPSSATSTTSTPMPEWDSELNEILNHVIDIAPEGNFVDSELNSLLGISSIESSTSATPSQSSQQDIQEKLAINAIQKSLMQIENVTSPMQYSGSPPAYPMHGGGMSAPGGSPAGGSQQAPTTPNPNFTPPPVYTPRVRMSSTGSSGGGGGGSGGGPSGGQMGNGAPGGGPNALTIQKLQNHQQQRERIHQEQQRQRLLQQQKQQQMVVPVNATANADMNLGLTPGMQNIESLLNNTVAPNVSLTRANSVVPDSQLSPGFSPSQLMQQQLSPNQRTQLSPQQTGFQGSPFNNNPVHRMSPQQVGGFPQQQQQQPGTPGSQQLSPRQPPFASNPQVSQPNALQQQQQQWQNANARLSIQQQNPMLNAQLSTIPGYNPAAAAAGRQQFVAPQRQRSLNSPGTPRQGSFGGTVDGGGFPGPPSPSQPGQNFNNPAVFAAAQQMRLQRQGSVPPQATQHLPGSPRPSYGGHGPGPDASGYGMMFSQAAMQQHTAGSPGDYFNRVQTGGANGGGGGGGGGGGSNGGPNAGGLNSSELVRQELRAVVSGRAQNAAAAGGVCGTGGLRTPQSPIGMSPGMVATAPGGPGGGGNVQGPGSASSGGGGGSGIGGNGDSMQTSQLPEFFGGNTSR; translated from the exons CCCCAATCGCAGATCAACAAGTGCAACAACGAGAAACGGCGCCGCGAGCTGGAGAATGAGTACATCGAGCAGCTCGGTGAGTTCCTCCAGATCAACAAGCGGGATATGACCGCTTGCAAGCCGGACAAAGCAGCGATCCTTAGTGAAGTGGTGCGAACG TTTCGTCGCCTGCTGGAGCAGGGCAACCGTGACCTGACCACGGCCACCGGCAACCGGTGCTCCAAGTGTTCGCCCGACTGCAGCGACTCGTGCAAGCTGCACCCGGTTCAGCAGGGCGAAGTTTCCTCTACCGAACCACCCCTGCCGGAACCGTCCGTCAACGGGCACTCGCCGGAAAAGTCCGCCTACTTCGAGGCGGTCCAGTACTACATCTCCAACATTGGCTGGGCCCTGCTCGAGATCAACTCGGACGGCGTGATTGAATGCGCCACCGAGAACGTTCGGGACGTGCTGCACTATTCGCGCAACGAGCTCCACGGACAGAGCATCTACTCGTACCTGCACACTGGCGACCACTCCAAGCTCAGTCCCATCCTCAACAAAAACTCGTTCGAGCTAAACTGGGATCAAGATGAG ATGTTCTGCCAGTCCCCGAAGCGGACGATCCGCACCAAGATTCGGTGGCTGCTGAGGGCGCCCGACAGTGCCAACGATACGATCGAGCAGAAGCAGCAGCGGCAGGAAAAGTACAAGGACCTGCTGATCATTTCCGCCCAAGTCAAGGATGACACCGACGCCGAGTCGTCGTCGGTGCTCTGTCTAATCACACTACCGGAGGACGAGCtgaaccagcagcagcacggGCAGCTCGGCCAGTTGGGGCTGCCAGGAAGCGTAGGAGTAGGAGCGGGAGCGGGAGTAGGTGTGGCCGCGGCCATCGAGCTGTCCAGCCTCACGATGCCACAGACGCTGGACGAACAGCTGACGCTCAAGCTGGACATGAACGGCGCCATTATAG ACTTAGACGCAGCGACGCTGAGGAAGCAGTTCGCCGGGTACCTAACCAAAGAGGCCTTCCGGTCAATCCACGATCTCTGCCACTTCCAGGATCGCGCCCGgctcaacgagcacctcaacaaTGTGATGAACGCGAACGGCACGGCCCAGGTCTCGTCGTACCGGTTGCGGCTCGGCGGCCCCGACGTGTACGTCCACGTGAAGGCCCAGACGAGATTATTCCGGAACAGCAAGGCGAACAACGAGCCGGACTTTATTATGGCGATCCACACGATCCTGACGGACAGCGAGGTGGCGATGGTGGAGGCCGCCGGAGGGTTGAACAACCCGtcctcatcgtcgtcgtcggggtTGGCCATTCCGAGCACGAGCACCGGCGGTGGTGGAAGTAGTAGTGGTGGCAGTGGCAACAGCAGTTCTTCCCGCCAGTTGCAGCAGATCACGCAAGGGGTCAGCAACATGGGAGGACCGTTGATGTCCAGTATAATAAACGGTGGCGCCGGAGGCAACGGTGGTCCAGCCGGAGGTCTCCCAGGGGCCCTCTCGTCGGTAGTGTCCCCGCGGAGCAACCCAACGGCCTCGCTAATCCCCCCCTCGGACAGTTCGAACTTCTTCAACTCGGACTTTGAGTTTGAGTTTCCACATTCCACGTTCGACATGGAGTCCGTCGGAGTTGGCTGGGACTCGCGACCTGACTCGCGGACCAGTGTCACCCCGGTGAGCACCCCGCGGCCACCCTCCGTCACGGCGTACAGTCCTGCGGCCGCGCCCATGTGCCCTTCGCCGTTGACGCCGTACCACGCGGGCAGCGCCGGAGGGCAACCGTCCCCGTCGAACAACAACCAACAggtcaacaacaacaataacaacaacagcaTGACCAACAACAATGCCGGTCCGTTCGGGAGCAACTTTCCGTTTCCGTTCGACGACAAGGAGAAAATTCAGGAACAAATTcaccaacagcagcaacagcagaaccagcaacaacagcagcagcaacagatgGCCTCACACGATTCGGAACGATTGCGAAATCTACTGACAACCAAACGACCTCACTCAAATGCCTCATCCTCGTCCGGGCTGGACATGGACCATGACCACCGGAACCCGAACCGGATCTTGAAG CTTCTCAACGAAaagagcgacgacgacgacctggAGGGCCGAAATCGACCGAGCGAACTGCTCCGGCAGCTGCAGAAAGTGAAA GACGAACCCAAAGAGCACCCCGCCCCGCTCAACAACGAGGAGCTGATCCAGATGCTGCGATTCCAGGGCAACGACCGCAAGCGACCCTCGAACGAGCCGGACGAGGGCGGGGCGGCCAAGCGGCCCTCCGACAAACCGTCCAAACTGTGCGAAAAGAACAAGATGCTGGCGTCGCTGCTGGCAAACCCGGCCAAAGCGCCGACCCCGCTCCTGCCCGGCCATCTGCCGCTGAACCGCATCATCCCGGACATCCCGATCTCGAACGTGGCCCGGCAGATGGCCAGCGTGACGAGTTCGACGCCCcccaaccagcagcagcagaccatcaacaacaacaacctgaCCACCAGCAACAATAATCTGAAGCAAGTACAACAGATGAACCATCAGCTGCGGcttcagcaacagcagcagcagcagcaccaacaGCAGTTGCGTAAAGCGCAAGCAATGCCTTCACAATCACAACAGCCACCTACTTCATCCGATATCTACCTCAGccaacaccagcagcagcaggcgcAACAGGCGCAAGTCCAAGCCCAGCAACAGGCACTGCTTCAGGCCCATCTTGTGGCGGCGGCCCAGCAGCGCCAGCAAAACTTCTCCCCTGCCATCCAAGACTCGGGCATCGGGTCGGTGGGCAGCGGGACGTTCGCCACGCCCTCGTCCGCGACCAGCACCACCAGCACGCCCATGCCCGAGTGGGACTCGGAGCTGAACGAAATACTTAACCACGTGATCGACATCGCCCCCGAGGGGAACTTTGTCGACAGCGAACTCAATAGTTTACTAG GCATAAGTTCCATCGAGTCATCCACATCCGCCACTCCCTCCCAATCGAGCCAGCAGGACATTCAGGAGAAGCTGGCGATCAACGCGATCCAAAAGTCGCTGATGCAAATCGAGAACGTCACCTCGCCAATGCAGTACAGCGGCAGCCCGCCGGCCTACCCGATGCACGGCGGTGGAATGTCGGCCCCGGGCGGATCTCCCGCCGGCGGTAGCCAACAAGCTCCGACGACCCCAAATCCCAACTTCACCCCACCACCGGTGTACACACCCCGGGTGCGAATGTCCAGCACCGGATCCAGCGGAGGTGGTGGCGGTGGTTCCGGAGGTGGACCTTCCGGCGGCCAGATGGGTAACGGAGCGCCCGGAGGAGGTCCGAACGCCCTCACCATCCAGAAGCTGCAGAACCACCAGCAACAGCGCGAACGAATCCACCAGgaacagcagcggcagcgactTCTGCAGCAACAGAAGCAACAGCAGATGGTCGTCCCCGTCAACGCCACGGCCAATGCCGACATGAACC TGGGCTTAACTCCAGGTATGCAGAACATCGAGTCGCTGCTGAACAACACGGTGGCGCCGAACGTGTCGCTGACGCGCGCCAACAGCGTCGTGCCGGACTCCCAGCTCAGTCCCGGGTTCTCGCCGAGCCAGTtgatgcagcagcagctgaGTCCGAACCAGCGGACGCAGCTCAGCCCGCAGCAGACAG GTTTCCAGGGCAGTCCGTTCAACAACAACCCCGTGCATCGGATGTCCCCGCAGCAGGTGGGTGGAttcccgcagcagcagcagcagcagccgggaACGCCCGGTAGTCAGCAGTTGAGTCCACGGCAGCCGCCGTTCGCCAGTAATCCGCAGGTGTCGCAGCCGAACGCgttacagcagcagcagcagcagtggcagAACGCCAACGCAAGGTTATCGATTCAGCAGCAGAACCCCATGCTCAATGCACAGCTATCG ACGATCCCCGGTTACAACCCAGCAGCGGCGGCCGCCGGCCGGCAGCAGTTTGTGGCGCCCCAGCGGCAGCGATCGCTCAACTCGCCAGGAACGCCCCGGCAGGGCTCGTTCGGCGGCACGGTGGACGGCGGTGGGTTCCCGGGGCCTCCGAGCCCCTCCCAGCCCGGTCAGAACTTCAACAACCCCGCCGTTTTCGCCGCCGCCCAGCAGATGAGGCTCCAGCGCCAGGGTAGCGTTCCGCCCCAGGCCACCCAGCATCTGCCAG GATCGCCACGTCCTTCGTACGGTGGACATGGACCCGGTCCGGATGCTAGTGGCTATGGGATGATGTTCAGTCAGGCCGCCATGCAGCAACACACGGCGGGCTCACCAGGCGATTACTTCAATCGCGTGCAAACTG GTGGTGCcaacggtggtggtggtggtggtggcggcggcggcggcagtaACGGTGGCCCCAACGCCGGTGGGTTAAACTCGTCGGAACTGGTCCGGCAGGAGCTGCGGGCGGTGGTCAGTGGGAGGGCCCAGAACGCGGCGGCCGCCGGCGGTGTTTGCGGAACGGGCGGCCTGCGAACACCGCAAAGTCCGATCGGGATGTCGCCCGGAATGGTGGCCACGGCGCCCGGTGGCCCCGGTGGTGGCGGTAATGTACAGGGACCTGGTAGTGCTAGTTCTGGCGGAGGAGGCGGTAGTGGAATCGGTGGCAACGGGGACAGTATGCAGACATCACAGTTACCAG
- the LOC6046306 gene encoding nuclear receptor coactivator 1 isoform X6 yields MSIAAAENAGLGPCELPLSDQWLVHSQLTSSQQSQSSQSQSQYSSSSQTAATQQQQHSSSGGSSASHQHLQPKIMNAVVPAVSVPAASKKIRRKPDTKPQSQINKCNNEKRRRELENEYIEQLGEFLQINKRDMTACKPDKAAILSEVVRTFRRLLEQGNRDLTTATGNRCSKCSPDCSDSCKLHPVQQGEVSSTEPPLPEPSVNGHSPEKSAYFEAVQYYISNIGWALLEINSDGVIECATENVRDVLHYSRNELHGQSIYSYLHTGDHSKLSPILNKNSFELNWDQDEMFCQSPKRTIRTKIRWLLRAPDSANDTIEQKQQRQEKYKDLLIISAQVKDDTDAESSSVLCLITLPEDELNQQQHGQLGQLGLPGSVGVGAGAGVGVAAAIELSSLTMPQTLDEQLTLKLDMNGAIIDLDAATLRKQFAGYLTKEAFRSIHDLCHFQDRARLNEHLNNVMNANGTAQVSSYRLRLGGPDVYVHVKAQTRLFRNSKANNEPDFIMAIHTILTDSEVAMVEAAGGLNNPSSSSSSGLAIPSTSTGGGGSSSGGSGNSSSSRQLQQITQGVSNMGGPLMSSIINGGAGGNGGPAGGLPGALSSVVSPRSNPTASLIPPSDSSNFFNSDFEFEFPHSTFDMESVGVGWDSRPDSRTSVTPVSTPRPPSVTAYSPAAAPMCPSPLTPYHAGSAGGQPSPSNNNQQVNNNNNNNSMTNNNAGPFGSNFPFPFDDKEKIQEQIHQQQQQQNQQQQQQQQMASHDSERLRNLLTTKRPHSNASSSSGLDMDHDHRNPNRILKLLNEKSDDDDLEGRNRPSELLRQLQKVKDEPKEHPAPLNNEELIQMLRFQGNDRKRPSNEPDEGGAAKRPSDKPSKLCEKNKMLASLLANPAKAPTPLLPGHLPLNRIIPDIPISNVARQMASVTSSTPPNQQQQTINNNNLTTSNNNLKQVQQMNHQLRLQQQQQQQHQQQLRKAQAMPSQSQQPPTSSDIYLSQHQQQQAQQAQVQAQQQALLQAHLVAAAQQRQQNFSPAIQDSGIGSVGSGTFATPSSATSTTSTPMPEWDSELNEILNHVIDIAPEGNFVDSELNSLLGISSIESSTSATPSQSSQQDIQEKLAINAIQKSLMQIENVTSPMQYSGSPPAYPMHGGGMSAPGGSPAGGSQQAPTTPNPNFTPPPVYTPRVRMSSTGSSGGGGGGSGGGPSGGQMGNGAPGGGPNALTIQKLQNHQQQRERIHQEQQRQRLLQQQKQQQMVVPVNATANADMNLGLTPGMQNIESLLNNTVAPNVSLTRANSVVPDSQLSPGFSPSQLMQQQLSPNQRTQLSPQQTGFQGSPFNNNPVHRMSPQQVGGFPQQQQQQPGTPGSQQLSPRQPPFASNPQVSQPNALQQQQQQWQNANARLSIQQQNPMLNAQLSTIPGYNPAAAAAGRQQFVAPQRQRSLNSPGTPRQGSFGGTVDGGGFPGPPSPSQPGQNFNNPAVFAAAQQMRLQRQGSVPPQATQHLPGSPRPSYGGHGPGPDASGYGMMFSQAAMQQHTAGSPGDYFNRVQTEFFGGNTSR; encoded by the exons CCCCAATCGCAGATCAACAAGTGCAACAACGAGAAACGGCGCCGCGAGCTGGAGAATGAGTACATCGAGCAGCTCGGTGAGTTCCTCCAGATCAACAAGCGGGATATGACCGCTTGCAAGCCGGACAAAGCAGCGATCCTTAGTGAAGTGGTGCGAACG TTTCGTCGCCTGCTGGAGCAGGGCAACCGTGACCTGACCACGGCCACCGGCAACCGGTGCTCCAAGTGTTCGCCCGACTGCAGCGACTCGTGCAAGCTGCACCCGGTTCAGCAGGGCGAAGTTTCCTCTACCGAACCACCCCTGCCGGAACCGTCCGTCAACGGGCACTCGCCGGAAAAGTCCGCCTACTTCGAGGCGGTCCAGTACTACATCTCCAACATTGGCTGGGCCCTGCTCGAGATCAACTCGGACGGCGTGATTGAATGCGCCACCGAGAACGTTCGGGACGTGCTGCACTATTCGCGCAACGAGCTCCACGGACAGAGCATCTACTCGTACCTGCACACTGGCGACCACTCCAAGCTCAGTCCCATCCTCAACAAAAACTCGTTCGAGCTAAACTGGGATCAAGATGAG ATGTTCTGCCAGTCCCCGAAGCGGACGATCCGCACCAAGATTCGGTGGCTGCTGAGGGCGCCCGACAGTGCCAACGATACGATCGAGCAGAAGCAGCAGCGGCAGGAAAAGTACAAGGACCTGCTGATCATTTCCGCCCAAGTCAAGGATGACACCGACGCCGAGTCGTCGTCGGTGCTCTGTCTAATCACACTACCGGAGGACGAGCtgaaccagcagcagcacggGCAGCTCGGCCAGTTGGGGCTGCCAGGAAGCGTAGGAGTAGGAGCGGGAGCGGGAGTAGGTGTGGCCGCGGCCATCGAGCTGTCCAGCCTCACGATGCCACAGACGCTGGACGAACAGCTGACGCTCAAGCTGGACATGAACGGCGCCATTATAG ACTTAGACGCAGCGACGCTGAGGAAGCAGTTCGCCGGGTACCTAACCAAAGAGGCCTTCCGGTCAATCCACGATCTCTGCCACTTCCAGGATCGCGCCCGgctcaacgagcacctcaacaaTGTGATGAACGCGAACGGCACGGCCCAGGTCTCGTCGTACCGGTTGCGGCTCGGCGGCCCCGACGTGTACGTCCACGTGAAGGCCCAGACGAGATTATTCCGGAACAGCAAGGCGAACAACGAGCCGGACTTTATTATGGCGATCCACACGATCCTGACGGACAGCGAGGTGGCGATGGTGGAGGCCGCCGGAGGGTTGAACAACCCGtcctcatcgtcgtcgtcggggtTGGCCATTCCGAGCACGAGCACCGGCGGTGGTGGAAGTAGTAGTGGTGGCAGTGGCAACAGCAGTTCTTCCCGCCAGTTGCAGCAGATCACGCAAGGGGTCAGCAACATGGGAGGACCGTTGATGTCCAGTATAATAAACGGTGGCGCCGGAGGCAACGGTGGTCCAGCCGGAGGTCTCCCAGGGGCCCTCTCGTCGGTAGTGTCCCCGCGGAGCAACCCAACGGCCTCGCTAATCCCCCCCTCGGACAGTTCGAACTTCTTCAACTCGGACTTTGAGTTTGAGTTTCCACATTCCACGTTCGACATGGAGTCCGTCGGAGTTGGCTGGGACTCGCGACCTGACTCGCGGACCAGTGTCACCCCGGTGAGCACCCCGCGGCCACCCTCCGTCACGGCGTACAGTCCTGCGGCCGCGCCCATGTGCCCTTCGCCGTTGACGCCGTACCACGCGGGCAGCGCCGGAGGGCAACCGTCCCCGTCGAACAACAACCAACAggtcaacaacaacaataacaacaacagcaTGACCAACAACAATGCCGGTCCGTTCGGGAGCAACTTTCCGTTTCCGTTCGACGACAAGGAGAAAATTCAGGAACAAATTcaccaacagcagcaacagcagaaccagcaacaacagcagcagcaacagatgGCCTCACACGATTCGGAACGATTGCGAAATCTACTGACAACCAAACGACCTCACTCAAATGCCTCATCCTCGTCCGGGCTGGACATGGACCATGACCACCGGAACCCGAACCGGATCTTGAAG CTTCTCAACGAAaagagcgacgacgacgacctggAGGGCCGAAATCGACCGAGCGAACTGCTCCGGCAGCTGCAGAAAGTGAAA GACGAACCCAAAGAGCACCCCGCCCCGCTCAACAACGAGGAGCTGATCCAGATGCTGCGATTCCAGGGCAACGACCGCAAGCGACCCTCGAACGAGCCGGACGAGGGCGGGGCGGCCAAGCGGCCCTCCGACAAACCGTCCAAACTGTGCGAAAAGAACAAGATGCTGGCGTCGCTGCTGGCAAACCCGGCCAAAGCGCCGACCCCGCTCCTGCCCGGCCATCTGCCGCTGAACCGCATCATCCCGGACATCCCGATCTCGAACGTGGCCCGGCAGATGGCCAGCGTGACGAGTTCGACGCCCcccaaccagcagcagcagaccatcaacaacaacaacctgaCCACCAGCAACAATAATCTGAAGCAAGTACAACAGATGAACCATCAGCTGCGGcttcagcaacagcagcagcagcagcaccaacaGCAGTTGCGTAAAGCGCAAGCAATGCCTTCACAATCACAACAGCCACCTACTTCATCCGATATCTACCTCAGccaacaccagcagcagcaggcgcAACAGGCGCAAGTCCAAGCCCAGCAACAGGCACTGCTTCAGGCCCATCTTGTGGCGGCGGCCCAGCAGCGCCAGCAAAACTTCTCCCCTGCCATCCAAGACTCGGGCATCGGGTCGGTGGGCAGCGGGACGTTCGCCACGCCCTCGTCCGCGACCAGCACCACCAGCACGCCCATGCCCGAGTGGGACTCGGAGCTGAACGAAATACTTAACCACGTGATCGACATCGCCCCCGAGGGGAACTTTGTCGACAGCGAACTCAATAGTTTACTAG GCATAAGTTCCATCGAGTCATCCACATCCGCCACTCCCTCCCAATCGAGCCAGCAGGACATTCAGGAGAAGCTGGCGATCAACGCGATCCAAAAGTCGCTGATGCAAATCGAGAACGTCACCTCGCCAATGCAGTACAGCGGCAGCCCGCCGGCCTACCCGATGCACGGCGGTGGAATGTCGGCCCCGGGCGGATCTCCCGCCGGCGGTAGCCAACAAGCTCCGACGACCCCAAATCCCAACTTCACCCCACCACCGGTGTACACACCCCGGGTGCGAATGTCCAGCACCGGATCCAGCGGAGGTGGTGGCGGTGGTTCCGGAGGTGGACCTTCCGGCGGCCAGATGGGTAACGGAGCGCCCGGAGGAGGTCCGAACGCCCTCACCATCCAGAAGCTGCAGAACCACCAGCAACAGCGCGAACGAATCCACCAGgaacagcagcggcagcgactTCTGCAGCAACAGAAGCAACAGCAGATGGTCGTCCCCGTCAACGCCACGGCCAATGCCGACATGAACC TGGGCTTAACTCCAGGTATGCAGAACATCGAGTCGCTGCTGAACAACACGGTGGCGCCGAACGTGTCGCTGACGCGCGCCAACAGCGTCGTGCCGGACTCCCAGCTCAGTCCCGGGTTCTCGCCGAGCCAGTtgatgcagcagcagctgaGTCCGAACCAGCGGACGCAGCTCAGCCCGCAGCAGACAG GTTTCCAGGGCAGTCCGTTCAACAACAACCCCGTGCATCGGATGTCCCCGCAGCAGGTGGGTGGAttcccgcagcagcagcagcagcagccgggaACGCCCGGTAGTCAGCAGTTGAGTCCACGGCAGCCGCCGTTCGCCAGTAATCCGCAGGTGTCGCAGCCGAACGCgttacagcagcagcagcagcagtggcagAACGCCAACGCAAGGTTATCGATTCAGCAGCAGAACCCCATGCTCAATGCACAGCTATCG ACGATCCCCGGTTACAACCCAGCAGCGGCGGCCGCCGGCCGGCAGCAGTTTGTGGCGCCCCAGCGGCAGCGATCGCTCAACTCGCCAGGAACGCCCCGGCAGGGCTCGTTCGGCGGCACGGTGGACGGCGGTGGGTTCCCGGGGCCTCCGAGCCCCTCCCAGCCCGGTCAGAACTTCAACAACCCCGCCGTTTTCGCCGCCGCCCAGCAGATGAGGCTCCAGCGCCAGGGTAGCGTTCCGCCCCAGGCCACCCAGCATCTGCCAG GATCGCCACGTCCTTCGTACGGTGGACATGGACCCGGTCCGGATGCTAGTGGCTATGGGATGATGTTCAGTCAGGCCGCCATGCAGCAACACACGGCGGGCTCACCAGGCGATTACTTCAATCGCGTGCAAACTG